Proteins found in one Leptospira terpstrae serovar Hualin str. LT 11-33 = ATCC 700639 genomic segment:
- a CDS encoding PP2C family protein-serine/threonine phosphatase codes for MPQSPANVNRFVLSDYYKKQLNEIAYQGEFRAETFATKFRFFFLGMIFIFSTLGMLSGRPLVEFYYQISSILILLCYNFIVLYSLRKSGKYLNVFKFLSSFLEISLLTFVIGYTAQAQKNPSLVYAAPMIYVFFILIALASIRNNTKAIIFAVTVLIVEYAFLTIYFYPEMSDLNTKLIELSSYLKPNYLEENSTFFLVSAVPMGIFLILLYMIVTGGLILYAIRNTSRTTHEQADLIFNAEKQAILEENMHLGMELEVARQIQAMVLPRNEELKEIQELEISARMDAANEVGGDYYDVVHHEDGTVYIAIGDVTDHGLASGVVMLMTQSAFITTLRSKVISLRESLRSINSILFSNIHVRMNDIRNLTLSLFSYKNGIFTTVGQHETIMVYRHSLKKTEIIDTIDNGMLVGLTESIDEFIHEKQITLQQNDVILLYTDGATEAENQKRERFGSDRLIESLERHIELETTDAILDAIFKEIYDFIDGMDVYDDITIMIMRKRG; via the coding sequence ATGCCACAATCTCCCGCCAACGTAAATCGATTCGTCCTATCTGACTATTACAAGAAACAACTGAACGAAATAGCCTATCAAGGGGAATTTCGTGCAGAAACTTTTGCGACCAAGTTCCGATTCTTCTTCCTCGGAATGATATTTATTTTTTCGACTTTGGGAATGCTTTCTGGCCGTCCTCTTGTTGAGTTCTATTACCAAATTTCCTCCATCTTAATTCTACTCTGTTATAACTTTATTGTACTCTATTCATTAAGGAAATCTGGTAAATACCTCAATGTATTTAAATTTCTTTCTTCCTTTTTAGAAATATCCCTGCTAACTTTCGTTATTGGGTATACTGCACAAGCACAAAAAAACCCGAGCCTTGTGTATGCAGCTCCAATGATCTATGTGTTTTTTATTTTGATCGCACTCGCTTCGATACGCAATAATACTAAGGCAATCATTTTTGCAGTTACAGTCCTTATTGTAGAGTATGCATTTTTAACCATTTACTTCTATCCAGAGATGTCCGATTTGAATACAAAACTCATCGAATTATCTTCTTATCTCAAACCAAACTACCTAGAAGAAAACAGCACATTCTTTTTAGTCAGTGCAGTACCTATGGGAATTTTTCTCATCCTCCTATACATGATAGTAACAGGAGGATTGATACTCTATGCAATCCGCAATACATCTCGCACAACTCATGAACAAGCTGATTTAATTTTTAATGCAGAAAAACAAGCCATCTTAGAAGAAAATATGCATCTCGGTATGGAATTGGAAGTAGCAAGGCAAATTCAAGCCATGGTACTTCCTCGCAATGAAGAATTAAAAGAAATCCAAGAATTAGAAATTTCTGCAAGAATGGACGCAGCAAATGAAGTGGGTGGAGACTATTACGATGTGGTCCATCATGAAGATGGAACAGTCTACATTGCCATAGGAGATGTAACAGATCATGGTCTTGCATCTGGAGTTGTGATGCTTATGACACAATCTGCTTTTATCACAACTTTACGTTCAAAAGTAATCTCTTTACGTGAGTCTCTTCGATCCATTAACTCTATTTTATTTTCAAATATTCATGTACGAATGAATGACATACGTAATCTTACCTTGTCTTTATTTTCATATAAAAATGGTATATTTACCACCGTAGGACAACACGAAACCATTATGGTCTATCGCCATTCCCTGAAAAAAACAGAAATTATAGATACAATCGATAATGGTATGTTAGTTGGTTTGACAGAATCTATTGACGAATTCATTCATGAAAAACAAATCACTCTCCAACAAAACGACGTTATTCTTTTGTATACTGATGGAGCAACAGAAGCCGAAAATCAAAAAAGAGAACGATTTGGATCTGACCGATTAATCGAATCACTCGAAAGACATATAGAACTCGAAACAACGGATGCTATCTTAGATGCCATCTTTAAAGAAATATATGACTTTATCGATGGTATGGATGTTTATGATGACATTACCATTATGATCATGCGTAAACGAGGGTAG
- a CDS encoding slr1659 superfamily regulator — MEIKDLDYNIKYDEATKTVKFTGSIRLQNLPAYEPIKIFLRDAAKLCQGSLLTLDFRDLQFVNSSGITTLSMFIIDSRKSAACQIKIQGSLNVSWQSKSLSNFKKLWDQVVLEIS; from the coding sequence ATGGAAATCAAAGACTTAGATTACAATATAAAATACGACGAAGCCACTAAGACTGTCAAATTCACAGGTTCTATAAGATTACAGAACTTACCCGCTTATGAACCCATAAAAATATTTTTAAGAGACGCAGCCAAACTTTGCCAAGGGTCTCTGTTAACCTTGGACTTTCGAGATTTACAATTTGTAAACAGCTCGGGGATCACAACCCTATCCATGTTTATTATTGATTCAAGAAAAAGTGCAGCTTGCCAAATCAAAATCCAAGGTTCCCTCAACGTTTCTTGGCAGTCAAAATCTCTATCCAATTTCAAAAAACTTTGGGACCAAGTGGTTTTGGAAATTTCCTAA
- a CDS encoding slr1658 superfamily regulator: MASITNSKRHYAKNKSEAKLNQKAPIVIGEYNFISENLPPDGQLRLIFQPIDMTSYWSRCGLTANFVAGFYSYCYEASETKANALSTIINELLENASKFSKAMEGKINVELKQYGNLLRIDVLNVASKTLRDSFELFVNKLLSENVEEMYFSTLETKVDGDTQSGLGLLMILKDYPVRFGYSFNEIDADTHEITVRAIINVEEI, from the coding sequence ATGGCAAGTATTACAAACTCTAAACGCCATTATGCCAAAAATAAATCGGAGGCAAAATTGAATCAAAAAGCACCCATCGTTATCGGGGAATACAATTTCATTTCAGAAAATTTACCTCCTGATGGCCAACTCCGATTGATCTTCCAACCAATCGACATGACTTCGTATTGGAGCCGATGTGGCCTCACTGCAAATTTTGTTGCAGGATTTTATTCTTATTGTTACGAAGCTAGCGAAACCAAAGCCAACGCCCTTTCCACAATCATTAACGAACTTTTGGAAAATGCTTCCAAGTTTTCGAAGGCTATGGAAGGAAAAATTAACGTAGAATTGAAACAATACGGAAATCTTTTAAGAATTGATGTTTTAAATGTGGCGTCAAAAACCTTACGAGATAGTTTTGAGCTTTTTGTAAACAAACTCTTGTCGGAGAACGTGGAGGAGATGTATTTTTCTACACTCGAAACCAAGGTAGACGGTGATACTCAGTCTGGTTTAGGACTACTGATGATATTAAAAGACTACCCCGTCCGTTTTGGTTATAGTTTCAACGAGATCGATGCCGATACTCATGAAATCACGGTAAGAGCAATTATCAACGTAGAAGAGATATAA
- a CDS encoding LIC_13355 family lipoprotein produces MQKLLKNKTLCPLFLMFFVSFSFCKKSPSGTADENLAALLPLLNAASSASFCPKSPLPADIYLATTVVSASANVSGFSDPNKAVNGVCGAGELVGSLDVYALDITGAGATMILSWGGRTVKNVADSIDFIIYDNSFRISDDTNTYAMDPSVIQVSIDNTNYCGFNPSYTGANVNLMSSWLRFGGLRPVYYNMTTKPYTNEDLFINTGGSFLLGGGDGFDLEDLDPNDPNDTGCDNTVANNIKTTGFKFLKITSAANVNNPNTGIQFPWPPGSYNGSDIDGVVAREIQ; encoded by the coding sequence ATGCAAAAACTATTAAAAAATAAAACATTATGTCCTTTGTTTCTGATGTTTTTTGTATCATTCTCTTTCTGCAAAAAATCTCCTTCCGGTACAGCGGATGAGAATCTTGCCGCCTTATTGCCTTTACTGAATGCAGCGTCAAGTGCCAGTTTCTGTCCCAAATCACCGCTACCTGCAGATATCTATCTTGCAACAACTGTTGTGAGCGCTAGTGCCAATGTATCCGGATTTTCTGATCCCAATAAAGCTGTGAATGGAGTATGTGGTGCTGGTGAACTTGTGGGATCTTTGGATGTCTACGCACTAGACATAACAGGTGCAGGTGCTACTATGATTCTCAGTTGGGGTGGGCGGACAGTCAAAAATGTGGCCGATAGTATTGACTTCATCATTTATGATAATAGCTTTCGTATCTCCGACGACACTAATACTTACGCGATGGATCCATCTGTCATCCAAGTATCAATCGATAACACTAACTACTGCGGATTTAATCCTAGTTATACGGGTGCCAATGTCAATCTGATGAGTAGTTGGTTACGATTTGGTGGCTTAAGACCTGTGTATTATAACATGACTACAAAACCATACACAAACGAAGATTTATTCATCAATACCGGCGGATCTTTTTTGTTAGGTGGCGGTGATGGTTTTGATTTAGAAGACCTAGATCCCAATGATCCAAATGACACTGGTTGCGATAACACAGTTGCCAACAACATCAAAACAACTGGATTTAAATTCTTAAAAATTACTTCTGCTGCCAACGTAAATAATCCCAACACGGGAATTCAGTTTCCATGGCCTCCTGGAAGTTATAATGGAAGCGATATTGACGGAGTGGTGGCACGCGAAATCCAATGA
- a CDS encoding lysophospholipid acyltransferase family protein, which produces MFYYVGRSIGFVLMWIVVKPMRLKYGNKKVEIQNDHILRKLNGRSIILISNHIKPRNKFLKAITMPYDAFVIRGVLKRYGIYTTALTSYDSGIPNKGKKRKWLYRKEQMVKGIVKSIDLIPLNRSESDPATIKDFKRRIGRGNLGIGIFPEGTWYRGFRKSRKLYPGMVVLSKRYNLPIIPLYLDAYNLNKPIRMSVGNPIWEVTDAPETINYVRSELIRLKDKGTSISVSSEVEGSLDMDDDGLEVSPSIS; this is translated from the coding sequence ATGTTTTATTATGTGGGAAGATCCATCGGATTTGTGCTTATGTGGATAGTGGTGAAACCAATGCGTTTGAAGTATGGAAACAAAAAAGTTGAAATTCAAAACGACCATATTTTGCGTAAGTTAAACGGTCGATCCATAATCCTTATTTCGAACCATATCAAACCTAGAAATAAATTTTTAAAAGCAATTACTATGCCATATGATGCATTTGTGATTCGTGGAGTTCTCAAACGATACGGAATTTATACAACGGCACTTACAAGTTATGATTCTGGAATTCCTAATAAAGGGAAAAAAAGAAAATGGTTATACAGAAAAGAGCAAATGGTCAAAGGAATTGTAAAGTCAATTGACTTGATTCCGTTGAATCGAAGTGAATCGGATCCAGCTACCATCAAAGATTTTAAAAGAAGAATTGGGCGCGGAAATTTAGGGATTGGAATTTTTCCAGAAGGAACTTGGTATCGTGGATTTCGAAAGAGTAGAAAATTATATCCTGGTATGGTAGTTCTTAGTAAACGATACAATCTACCAATCATTCCTTTGTATTTAGATGCTTACAATTTAAATAAACCTATTCGAATGTCAGTTGGGAATCCCATTTGGGAAGTGACCGATGCACCAGAAACAATCAATTATGTTCGTAGTGAACTCATTCGATTGAAAGACAAAGGAACTTCTATTTCAGTTTCAAGCGAAGTGGAAGGAAGTTTGGATATGGATGATGATGGACTTGAAGTCTCACCAAGTATCAGTTAG
- a CDS encoding TetR/AcrR family transcriptional regulator: MLEASNKQRRIRNSLSREEIRNVSLLILKEEGLEGLSMRKIANRLGCSVASPYSYYESQIDLVQDLIKSGEDELLSMLKKASAEVETGSAFQQLAAIARSYFNFASNNRELHKVMFVTDYGGVHRKAFPQLPKSYRFFLETVRIGFESGEIPYPKNEYPAIARMMWSWMYGVIVLDMTGMLRKRKGSGNPIEEGISYFQKLLSKK; the protein is encoded by the coding sequence ATGTTGGAAGCTTCAAACAAACAAAGACGGATTCGTAATAGCCTCTCTCGCGAGGAAATTAGAAACGTTTCACTTTTAATTTTAAAAGAAGAAGGATTGGAAGGTCTCTCTATGCGAAAAATCGCCAACCGATTGGGTTGTAGTGTCGCAAGTCCCTATTCCTATTATGAGAGCCAAATTGACTTAGTCCAAGATTTGATCAAATCAGGTGAGGACGAACTACTCTCCATGCTCAAAAAAGCAAGTGCAGAAGTAGAAACAGGCTCTGCCTTTCAACAGTTAGCTGCTATTGCGCGCTCCTACTTTAACTTCGCAAGTAACAACCGAGAGTTACACAAAGTAATGTTTGTAACAGACTATGGTGGAGTACATAGAAAAGCATTTCCTCAACTTCCGAAAAGTTACCGTTTCTTTTTAGAAACAGTGCGCATTGGTTTTGAATCTGGAGAAATTCCCTATCCAAAAAATGAATACCCTGCTATTGCTCGAATGATGTGGAGTTGGATGTATGGAGTGATTGTTTTGGATATGACGGGAATGCTTCGCAAAAGGAAAGGTTCCGGAAATCCCATTGAAGAAGGGATTTCCTATTTTCAAAAACTACTAAGTAAAAAATAA
- a CDS encoding alginate export family protein has product MYISKGYFYFLLLAVFLPLTVSMAVPTEQQNSEEAAVVPKLYVSSMKEKGIDPEYNRHMFVEPELSKHSANSGQFWLNDVLRFGLYLRPRQESRYNLDFNASDKGYIDRTVQTSSIYFIFDPSPYIQAKVTLQDARVWGGESPASSGDIRANFFNNTADIYSKNQTNAVSLNQTGVREAFLTLNQLPLRSKLQIGRQIWAYGDQRMIGGGNWTVNGLSFDGARLMFNYDNFKIHFLMARPYWTQSGTNGVVSANDPKLNSAATGTDTTLLGTYNSVTIPDWVTLDLYSLGVVRKWKKNPINPVTGLPESSNDDPLAANRSRQNQNLITTGFRLTNRTKGNFLPEGKAWDFTWESAFQTGTSGRRIQDPYLKEYLPNEYDNSRTEREKYTGQMHVFQTGYTFFKKLRLGGQVLYASGDKNRADASVSTFQTLANPRFGVIPYFNSVAGISENINAQNLYSKSVSITYQTESFGEFQVTYFQNDKAEKHDAWYAISGAANSTSSLGEKNPYPVSADKGSTENYSNNSYSSPYALGKRIYTEVDLTWHGQINDFVSLWMGFGYLSAGDSIRNYRNSKIQYNTTTQSFEWNQNYLQGKNQLAKDAFMAYAQINAAF; this is encoded by the coding sequence ATGTATATTTCAAAAGGTTATTTCTATTTTCTACTGTTAGCGGTATTTTTACCGCTAACAGTTTCCATGGCAGTACCTACAGAACAACAAAATTCTGAAGAGGCCGCAGTAGTTCCTAAACTATATGTATCTTCTATGAAAGAGAAGGGAATTGATCCAGAATACAACCGTCACATGTTTGTTGAACCCGAGTTATCCAAACACTCTGCCAATTCCGGACAATTCTGGTTAAACGATGTTTTAAGATTTGGTTTGTATTTACGACCAAGACAAGAATCTAGATACAATTTAGACTTTAATGCATCTGACAAAGGTTATATTGATAGAACTGTTCAAACATCATCAATTTATTTTATCTTTGATCCCAGCCCCTATATACAAGCAAAAGTAACTCTCCAAGATGCTCGTGTTTGGGGAGGTGAATCACCCGCGTCTTCTGGAGACATTCGTGCCAATTTTTTTAACAACACGGCTGATATTTACTCTAAAAACCAAACTAATGCAGTATCTCTAAATCAAACTGGAGTTAGGGAAGCATTTTTAACTCTAAACCAGCTCCCACTTCGTTCTAAGTTACAAATAGGACGACAAATTTGGGCTTACGGCGACCAACGAATGATAGGCGGTGGAAACTGGACTGTGAATGGACTTTCCTTTGATGGGGCAAGGCTCATGTTTAACTACGACAACTTTAAGATCCACTTTTTAATGGCAAGGCCCTATTGGACTCAAAGTGGTACCAATGGAGTTGTATCAGCTAACGATCCAAAACTTAATTCCGCAGCAACAGGGACAGACACAACTTTACTAGGAACTTACAATAGTGTCACTATTCCTGATTGGGTTACTTTAGATCTATACAGTTTGGGTGTGGTTCGTAAATGGAAAAAAAATCCTATAAATCCTGTCACTGGTTTGCCTGAGTCTTCTAATGATGACCCACTTGCTGCCAACCGGAGTAGACAAAATCAAAACTTAATCACCACAGGATTTCGTCTTACCAACAGAACCAAAGGTAACTTTCTTCCTGAAGGGAAGGCATGGGATTTCACATGGGAATCTGCTTTCCAAACGGGGACCAGTGGGAGACGGATCCAAGATCCTTATCTAAAAGAGTATCTTCCAAATGAATATGATAACTCGAGAACAGAAAGAGAAAAGTATACAGGCCAAATGCATGTTTTCCAAACGGGATATACTTTCTTCAAAAAACTTAGATTAGGTGGTCAGGTATTGTATGCCTCTGGTGACAAAAATAGAGCAGATGCTTCTGTATCCACATTCCAAACTCTAGCCAATCCAAGATTTGGAGTGATCCCCTATTTTAACAGTGTGGCAGGAATCTCGGAAAATATCAATGCACAGAATTTATATTCTAAGTCAGTAAGTATCACCTACCAAACAGAATCCTTTGGTGAATTTCAAGTCACCTACTTTCAAAACGACAAAGCAGAAAAACATGATGCATGGTATGCTATCAGTGGTGCCGCCAACTCCACAAGTTCTCTAGGTGAAAAAAATCCCTATCCTGTATCGGCAGACAAAGGAAGTACAGAAAACTATTCTAACAATTCTTATTCTTCACCATATGCACTGGGGAAACGAATTTATACAGAAGTGGACTTAACTTGGCATGGGCAAATCAATGATTTTGTTTCATTGTGGATGGGATTTGGATATTTGAGTGCAGGTGATTCCATTCGTAATTATCGAAATAGCAAAATCCAATACAATACCACCACTCAATCCTTTGAATGGAACCAAAACTACCTACAAGGTAAAAACCAACTGGCAAAAGATGCTTTTATGGCCTACGCCCAAATCAACGCTGCTTTTTAA
- a CDS encoding sodium-dependent bicarbonate transport family permease, with translation MDFHAALNNILNPPVLFFFLGMGVVFFKSDLRITEGVSKFLSLYLLFSIGFKGGHELFKSPFAEEHLLTLIACMFMACFVPIYSYFIFRAKLDHANSAALAGSFGSISAVTFVTAGAFLHSYGYEYQGFIVAGMALMESPAIVLAVIIDRLGKKKSNGNQNEKIQWKQLLHEAFFSSSVYILIGALIVGYLSGESGWNTTKPFTEDIFKGLLTFFLLDKGIDAARQMRELKKVGFFLVGSALIIMLINVVIAILLTKIIQMPIGDALMFVVLCASASYIAVPAAMKESIPEANPSIYLTVALSIVFPINIIIGIPLYFYILKVITGTV, from the coding sequence ATGGATTTCCACGCAGCACTCAACAACATCTTAAACCCACCGGTACTCTTTTTCTTTTTAGGAATGGGAGTCGTTTTTTTTAAATCAGATCTAAGGATAACGGAAGGGGTCTCTAAGTTCCTTTCTTTGTATCTTTTATTCTCCATTGGGTTCAAAGGCGGCCACGAGCTATTTAAGTCCCCATTCGCAGAAGAACACCTACTGACTCTGATTGCCTGTATGTTCATGGCATGTTTTGTTCCAATTTACTCATACTTCATCTTCAGAGCTAAGTTGGACCATGCGAATTCTGCGGCTCTTGCAGGAAGTTTTGGATCCATCAGTGCCGTGACTTTTGTGACAGCCGGAGCCTTTTTACACAGTTACGGTTACGAATACCAAGGTTTTATTGTGGCCGGAATGGCTCTTATGGAATCACCAGCAATCGTACTTGCGGTAATCATCGATCGTTTGGGCAAAAAGAAAAGTAACGGGAATCAAAACGAAAAAATCCAATGGAAACAATTACTCCATGAAGCTTTCTTTAGTTCGTCCGTTTATATTTTAATTGGAGCTTTGATTGTTGGTTATTTATCAGGTGAATCTGGATGGAATACAACAAAACCATTTACTGAAGATATCTTCAAAGGACTACTCACCTTCTTCCTATTAGATAAAGGAATCGATGCCGCAAGACAAATGCGTGAATTGAAGAAAGTAGGTTTTTTTCTCGTAGGGTCTGCGCTTATCATCATGTTGATTAACGTAGTCATTGCGATTCTACTGACTAAAATCATCCAAATGCCAATTGGTGATGCCCTTATGTTTGTTGTATTATGTGCCTCAGCTTCTTACATTGCTGTGCCTGCCGCCATGAAGGAATCCATTCCAGAAGCAAATCCAAGTATTTACTTAACCGTTGCTTTATCGATTGTATTTCCAATCAACATCATCATCGGGATCCCTTTATACTTTTACATTCTGAAAGTGATCACAGGAACCGTATAG
- a CDS encoding helix-turn-helix domain-containing protein, producing MEIHNFYPLAVIILDTCFVQNHKIGQKIIHFKFFQTSKSLPYAQNAPKLVIQMKRMAVLPLLFAILAGLGGCLWKPESFYGRNISRDVQFLVPHRTEIPKNCSHESIQSLRNFAWMDNRSADSLRGKREDGGQWVRFELKNDTEVDHYFSILIQWINIPFVELCSENPNGEVIDSYSGYVWEDWMGLLSPFPHFNVTLKAKESRYFYIYLVSNEDLNFPIRTVSSASYRSIVLFRFLTFLFFSMVGIVSFGWAIAEYLKSKEKVYLSILVHFLMFFLLVYSVHGKEFASVFGNSNNLVRHSYYIFLSINHFIFFTYLASFDQFVGNRVSKQVLFWTFGFAGFLYLLVPLFPRVYEFRIFLVLSIFGTAAYYLFKTHSSLLAKQESVERAYVFGWFFFLFSVFLKTLFHFDFYPYQPFFIYAAVFYLPFLTAGSFLFLRNYEKKDKSKSRYRSLTTKFDKSEFRNKLETLLGAEKVYLDPDCNEELIATKMGLSYHQLSELINSEYNFNFPSLLNQYRIKEAMALLNEQPELNIAEVGKLSGFGSRSAFYLEFKKQSGVNPNQFRKTKKPF from the coding sequence GTGGAAATCCATAATTTCTACCCTCTTGCTGTCATCATTTTAGACACCTGTTTTGTCCAAAATCATAAAATTGGACAAAAAATTATTCATTTCAAATTTTTCCAAACATCGAAATCGCTTCCTTACGCACAGAATGCACCAAAACTGGTGATTCAGATGAAACGAATGGCCGTATTACCCCTCTTATTTGCAATCCTAGCAGGTCTTGGTGGGTGTTTGTGGAAGCCGGAAAGTTTCTATGGAAGAAACATCAGCCGTGATGTTCAATTTTTGGTACCTCACAGGACGGAAATTCCCAAAAATTGCAGCCATGAATCTATCCAATCTCTGCGAAATTTTGCCTGGATGGACAATCGTAGTGCGGATTCTTTGCGGGGAAAACGGGAGGATGGAGGGCAATGGGTACGATTTGAACTGAAGAATGACACGGAAGTGGATCACTATTTCAGCATTCTAATCCAGTGGATTAACATTCCCTTTGTGGAACTTTGTTCGGAGAATCCTAACGGAGAAGTTATCGACTCTTACAGTGGTTACGTTTGGGAAGATTGGATGGGTTTACTCTCTCCCTTCCCGCATTTCAATGTGACTCTAAAAGCTAAGGAAAGTCGTTATTTCTATATTTACCTTGTTTCAAATGAAGACTTAAATTTTCCCATTCGCACAGTTTCTTCTGCAAGTTACCGTTCCATAGTATTGTTTCGGTTTTTAACATTTTTATTTTTTTCTATGGTGGGCATTGTTTCTTTTGGGTGGGCGATTGCAGAATATCTAAAATCAAAGGAAAAGGTTTACCTATCAATCTTAGTTCATTTTTTAATGTTTTTCCTTCTTGTATATTCAGTACATGGGAAGGAATTCGCTTCCGTATTTGGAAATTCAAATAACTTAGTTAGGCATTCTTATTATATCTTTTTATCGATTAACCATTTCATATTTTTTACTTATCTTGCTTCTTTTGATCAGTTTGTTGGAAATCGGGTTTCAAAACAGGTATTGTTTTGGACCTTTGGATTTGCTGGATTTTTGTATTTGCTCGTCCCACTTTTTCCACGTGTGTATGAATTTAGAATCTTTCTAGTGTTATCAATATTTGGAACCGCCGCTTACTATTTATTTAAGACTCATAGCTCTTTATTAGCAAAACAAGAAAGTGTTGAAAGGGCTTATGTATTTGGTTGGTTCTTTTTTCTTTTCTCCGTCTTCTTGAAGACATTGTTTCATTTTGATTTTTATCCATATCAACCATTCTTTATATATGCAGCAGTTTTCTATCTTCCCTTTTTGACGGCGGGATCTTTTTTGTTTTTGAGAAATTACGAAAAAAAGGATAAGTCGAAATCAAGGTATAGATCGTTAACAACGAAATTTGATAAAAGTGAATTTCGAAATAAACTAGAAACTTTGTTAGGTGCCGAAAAGGTGTATCTTGATCCAGATTGTAATGAAGAACTCATTGCTACTAAAATGGGACTTTCTTACCACCAGTTAAGTGAACTTATCAATTCAGAATATAACTTCAATTTTCCATCTCTATTAAACCAATATCGAATCAAAGAAGCTATGGCATTATTGAATGAACAACCAGAACTCAATATTGCGGAAGTAGGCAAACTTTCTGGATTTGGATCCAGATCTGCGTTTTATCTAGAATTTAAAAAACAATCCGGTGTGAATCCGAACCAGTTTCGGAAAACTAAAAAGCCATTTTAA